Proteins encoded by one window of Maliibacterium massiliense:
- a CDS encoding LacI family DNA-binding transcriptional regulator: MNIYDIARKAGVSIATVSRVINDSAHVREATRQKVLSVIADANYTPNAFARNLSARSSRTVGVLCTDIYDNMYYTRAIAVLEQKLHQYGLDVLLWCTGRDLEDKKKAVNMLLSRKVDGLVLVGSDFTEQKDHSHIARAAANVPVMIINSLLELPGTYCLLCDEQAAEHGVVRALYRDGYRNIAFVYANEARSTQLKRAGYKRGIASCGLEVNPSWVLKAPNDIYRGATVIRKMLEAMPRPCAVVASGDLLACAALKAAAALGLRVPEDVAVVGCNNSLLCTCATPSLTSIDNMADGLCTRAIDMMQQLFGGEQCPQVVTLPARLVVRESYRPAHTK, encoded by the coding sequence ATGAACATCTACGACATTGCCCGCAAAGCCGGCGTCTCCATCGCAACGGTTTCGCGCGTCATCAACGACAGCGCGCACGTGCGCGAGGCCACGCGCCAGAAGGTGCTGTCCGTCATCGCGGACGCCAATTATACCCCCAATGCGTTTGCGCGCAACTTAAGTGCCCGCTCCAGCCGCACCGTGGGGGTGCTCTGTACGGACATCTACGATAATATGTACTACACGCGCGCCATCGCCGTGCTGGAGCAAAAACTGCACCAGTACGGGCTGGACGTGCTGCTCTGGTGCACAGGGCGCGATTTGGAGGATAAGAAAAAGGCGGTCAATATGCTGCTGAGCCGCAAGGTGGACGGCCTGGTGCTGGTGGGCAGCGACTTTACCGAGCAGAAGGACCACAGCCACATCGCCCGCGCGGCCGCAAACGTGCCGGTGATGATCATCAACAGCCTGCTGGAACTGCCCGGCACTTACTGCCTGCTGTGCGACGAGCAGGCTGCCGAGCACGGCGTAGTGCGCGCGCTGTATAGGGATGGATACCGCAACATCGCCTTTGTCTACGCAAACGAAGCCAGAAGCACCCAGCTCAAGCGCGCAGGCTACAAGCGCGGCATCGCCTCCTGCGGCCTGGAGGTCAACCCAAGCTGGGTGCTCAAGGCCCCCAACGATATCTACCGCGGCGCGACGGTCATCCGCAAAATGCTTGAGGCCATGCCCAGACCCTGCGCCGTGGTGGCCAGCGGCGATCTGCTGGCCTGCGCCGCGCTCAAGGCGGCCGCCGCGCTGGGCCTGCGCGTGCCTGAGGACGTAGCGGTGGTGGGCTGCAACAACTCCCTTTTGTGCACCTGCGCAACCCCGTCGCTCACCAGCATCGACAACATGGCCGACGGCCTCTGCACCCGCGCCATCGATATGATGCAGCAGCTCTTTGGCGGCGAACAATGCCCGCAGGTGGTCACGCTGCCCGCGCGCCTGGTGGTGCGCGAGAGCTACCGCCCCGCGCACACCAAATAA
- a CDS encoding tagaturonate reductase: MKQCKRDASLRARPVRIVQFGEGNFLRGFVDDMVDIANEKGVYDGAVAIVKPTNRGNLSAFDAQDNTYTVMLRGVVEGAPQVRTRVVHAVQQAIDCYADFDALLALARCDTLQAMVSNTTEAGIAFDETDRFDMRPPQSFPGKLTRFLYERYTHFHGAPDKGLVHFPVELNERNGDLLRACVLRYIEAWQLEDAFKAWVCDCNDFCVTLVDRIITGYPKDDAQEIFKQLGYEDALLVTGEPFGLWVIEGPARARDVLPLDKAGLPVRFTEDIAPYRQRKVRVLNGAHTATVLAAYLAGRDIVLECMQDPLIRSYMQRVVFDEIVPTVKLPRAEVEAFAADVLERFANPFIKHQLLSIALNSVAKWRARILPSLKDSLKETGKLPRLLTFSLAALAAFYTASDMQEGALLGRRGKEAYRIVDDAKVLAFFQEASRLPRAAFAWELCARVDFWGEDLSQIEGFADTVAAHLARIDQIGMRAVLQELVEE; encoded by the coding sequence ATGAAACAATGCAAACGGGATGCGTCGCTGCGTGCGCGGCCGGTGCGCATCGTGCAGTTTGGCGAGGGGAATTTCCTGCGGGGCTTTGTGGACGATATGGTGGATATCGCCAATGAAAAGGGCGTCTACGACGGGGCGGTGGCCATCGTCAAGCCCACAAACCGCGGCAATCTCTCTGCGTTTGACGCGCAGGACAATACCTACACGGTGATGCTGCGCGGCGTGGTGGAAGGCGCGCCCCAGGTGCGCACGCGCGTGGTGCACGCGGTGCAGCAGGCCATCGACTGCTACGCGGATTTTGACGCCCTCCTGGCGCTGGCCCGCTGCGATACGCTGCAGGCGATGGTGTCCAATACCACTGAGGCGGGCATCGCCTTTGACGAGACGGACCGCTTTGACATGCGCCCCCCGCAGAGCTTTCCGGGCAAGCTGACGCGCTTTCTCTACGAGCGCTACACACATTTTCATGGCGCGCCCGATAAGGGGCTGGTGCACTTTCCTGTGGAGCTCAATGAACGCAACGGCGACCTGCTGCGCGCCTGCGTGCTGCGCTATATCGAGGCCTGGCAGCTGGAGGACGCGTTCAAAGCGTGGGTGTGCGACTGCAACGACTTCTGCGTGACGCTGGTGGACCGCATCATCACGGGCTACCCCAAGGACGACGCGCAGGAAATTTTTAAGCAGTTGGGCTATGAGGACGCGCTGCTGGTGACGGGGGAGCCGTTCGGCCTGTGGGTGATCGAAGGCCCGGCGCGGGCGCGCGATGTGCTGCCACTTGATAAGGCGGGGCTGCCCGTGCGCTTTACCGAGGATATCGCGCCCTACCGGCAGCGCAAGGTGAGGGTGCTCAATGGCGCGCACACCGCCACGGTGCTGGCGGCGTATCTGGCGGGCAGGGACATCGTGCTGGAGTGCATGCAGGATCCGCTGATCCGCAGCTACATGCAGCGCGTGGTGTTTGACGAGATCGTGCCCACCGTCAAGCTGCCGCGGGCGGAGGTGGAGGCCTTTGCGGCCGACGTGCTGGAGCGCTTTGCAAATCCCTTTATCAAACACCAGCTGCTGAGCATCGCGCTCAACTCGGTGGCCAAATGGCGTGCGCGCATCCTGCCCTCGCTCAAGGACAGCCTCAAAGAGACGGGCAAACTGCCCCGGCTGCTGACGTTCTCCCTTGCGGCGCTTGCGGCGTTCTATACTGCAAGCGATATGCAGGAAGGCGCGCTGCTCGGCAGGCGCGGCAAGGAGGCATACCGCATTGTGGACGATGCCAAGGTGCTTGCGTTCTTTCAGGAAGCATCCCGCCTGCCGCGCGCGGCGTTTGCCTGGGAGCTGTGCGCGCGCGTGGATTTCTGGGGCGAGGACCTCTCGCAAATCGAAGGCTTTGCAGATACCGTGGCGGCGCACCTTGCGCGCATCGACCAGATCGGCATGCGGGCGGTGCTCCAGGAACTGGTGGAGGAATAA